In Mycobacteriales bacterium, the DNA window TCGAGCTGGCGCTTGGACGCCTGGTCGAGGTCGGAGCCGAACGCCGAGAACGACTCCAGCTCGCGGTACTGCGCGAGGTCGAGGCGCAACCGGCCGGCGACCGACTTCATCGCCTTGACCTGGGCGTTGCCGCCGACCCGGGAGACCGAGATGCCGACGTTGATGGCGGGGCGTACGCCGGAGTTGAACAGGTCGGTCTGGAGGAAGATCTGCCCGTCGGTGATCGAGATGACGTTGGTCGGGATGTAGGCCGAGACGTCGTTGCCCTTGGTCTCGATGATCGGCAGGCCGGTCAGCGACCCGCCGCCGAGCTCGTCGGACAGCTTCGCGCAGCGCTCGAGCAACCGCGAGTGCAGGTAGAAGACGTCGCCGGGGTAGGCCTCGCGGCCGGCCGGGCGACGCAGGAGCAGCGAGATGTTGCGGTAGGCCTCGGCCTGCTTCGACAGGTCGTCGAAGACGATCAGCGCGTGCTGGCCTTGGTACATCCAGTGCTGCGCGATGGCGGAGCCGGCGTAGGGGGCGATGTACTTGAACGCCGCGGGGAACGACGCCGGGGCGGCGACGATCGTGGTGTACTCCAGCGCCCCGGTCTCCTCGAGCGTCGAGCGCACCTGCGCGATCGTCGAGCCCTTCTGGCCGACGGCGACGTAGACACACTTGACCTGGCGCTTGGGGTCGCCGCTCTTCCAGTTGTCGCGCTGGTTGATGATCGCGTCGAGGGCGACCGCGGTCTTGCCGGTCTGCCGGTCGCCGATGATCAGCTGGCGCTGGCCGCGGCCGATGGCCGTCATCGCGTCGATCGCCTTGATGCCGGTCTGCAGCGGCTCGGTGACCGGCTGGCGGGCCATGACGTTGGGGGCCTGCAGCTCGAGCGCGCGCCGCTCGGTCGCCGGGATGTCGCCCTTGCCGTCGAGCGGGCGGCCGAGCGGGTCGACGACGCGGCCGAGGAAGCCGTCGCCCACCGCGACGGCGAGGATCTCGCCGGTACGGCGTACCTCCTGGCCCTCCTCGATGTGCTGGGCGTCGCCGAGGATGACGCAGCCGATCTCGCGGACGTCGAGGTTGAGTGCCAGCCCGAGGACTCCGCCGCTGAACTCCAGCAGCTCGTTGGTCATCGCCGAGTGCAGGCCCTCGACCCGCGCGATGCCGTCGCCGGTCTCGGTGACCACGCCGACCTCGTCACGGGTGGTGCCCGGCTCGTAGGTAGCCACGATGCTCTCGAGCGCGTCGCGGATCTCCTCCGGACGGATCGTCAGCTCGGTCAATGCGAACACTCCTTGTGTGGACTCAGACGCGGCCGGGTCGACCGGCCAGGTGACGCCTCGCGGCGTTGAGCTTGCGCAGCACGCTGGCGTCGATGAGCTCGTCACCGATGCGCACGGTCATGCCGCCGAGGATCGACGGGTCGACCACGACTTGCAGGCGCACCTCGTGCCCGAACTCCCGTGCGAGGGCGTCGGCGAGGCGGGTCTGCTGGTCGGCCGTCAGGGCGGTCGCCGTGACGACGCGGGCGACCAGCCGCGAGCGGCGCTGCGCGGCGACGGACGTGAACTCCTCGAGCACCCGCTCGATCGTGCGGCCGCGCGGGTGCAGCACGCCCTGCCTGACGAGTGCCACCGTGACCGGCGCGACCTTGCCGTCGAGCAGCCGGCGGACCAGCTCGCTCTTGCGCTCACCCGGCAGGTGGCGGTCGGTGAGAGCCGCACGCAGCGCGGGCTCACCGTCGACGATGCGCTCGAACCGGAACAGCTGGTCCTCGACCTCGTCGAGCTGCCCGCTGCGCTCCGCGCCGGTCAGCGCCGCGTCGACCGCCAGGGTCTCGAGCGAGTCGACGACGTCGCGCGACTCCGACCACCGGCGACCCGCGGCCAGCCGCACCAGCGCGACCGTGCCCGGCGTCACCTTGCCGGTCAGCAGGCTGTCGACGACGCGCACCTTGTCCTCGGCGCGCAGGCCGGGATCAGAGATCGCCCGGCGCAGCGGTCCGCTGCCGGCGACGAGGGCCGTGACGGCGAACAGCTCGTCGGACAGCTGGTGGAGGGTGGCGGCGTCGACACCGGCGGTTTCGGCCGCAAGGGCCTCCCGCAACGCTGCCAACGAGTCCCGGCTGGATCCCTGCATGACTACCGCGACGCCCCGACCTCGGCCGCCGAGGACTCGCCGATGTCGGCGATGAAGTCGTCGACCAGCCGCTGCTGCCGCGCGTCGTCACGCAACGACTCGTGCACGATCTTCTCGGTGAGCTCGAAGGCGAGCTTGCCGACCTCGCCGCGCAGCGACATCAGGATCTGCTGGCGCTCGGCGGCGAGCCGGTCGTCGAGCGCCTTGACCTGCTCCTCGCGGTAGGCCGCTGCCTCGGCGCGGGCCTGCTCGAGGATCTGCGCCCGCTCGGCGGTGGCCTCCTCACGCAGCCGCGTGACCTCGCGACGCGTCTCGGCGAGCGCCTCTTGGTACTCCTGGCGGCTGCGCTCGGCTTCCTCGCGCGCGTTGGCGGCCTCCTCCAGCTGCTGGCGGATGGCCTCCTGCCGCCGCTCGATCGCCGCGGAGATCGGCGGCAGGATCTTCTTCCAGAGGATCCAGAGCACGACGAGGAAGCACAGCAGCTCGAAGAAGAACGTGCCGTTGGGGATGAGGAAGTTGTTGGTGCTCTCGCCCTTGGCGGCGAGCACGAGACCAGGGTGCATGAGCAATCAGCTCACTTGCCGAGGACGAAGACGAACAGCGCGGCGAACGCCAGGTTGATGAAGTACGCCGCCTCGACCAGGCCGACGGTCAGGAAGAACTGACCGGTCAGCTGGCCCTGCGCCTCGGGCTGCCGCGCGATGCCGCTGATCAGCGCGTTACCGGCGAGACCGTCACCGATACCGGCGCCGATCGCACCGCCGCCGAGCGCGAGGCCACCACCGACGAGACCGCCCGCGGTTGCGATCGCACTGTTGAGGTCGTGTACAGCCACTGCTACTCCTTGGGGACGGGACGGCTTCTCGTCGAGCGCGTCTCGGTGCTGGTCGGGGTCAGTGCTCCTCGGCGACGGCGAAACCGAAGTAGAGGATCGTGAGGAACGCGAAGATAAAGGCCTGGATCGGGAAGATCAGCCCGGCGTCGAAGAGCTTCCAGATCACGTTGGCCGGGCCGTAGAGCCAGAACCACGACACCGGCAGCAGCGAGATCACCGCCAGCATGATGCCGCCGGCGAGGACGTTGCCGAACAGACGCAGGGAGAGCGAGAGCGGGTTGACCAGCTGCTCGATGATCAGGACCGGGCGGCGGATCGCCGGCTGCGCCGTGAACCAGTCGGTGACGTAGCGGCGGCCCTTGCGCTTGATGCCGAGCGAGATGTAACCGATCATCACCGCGAGCGTCAGCGCGAACGTCAGGTTGGTGTCGGAGGTAGGCGGTGGCAGCCGCTCCGGGTGGTGGCCGGACGGCAGCCACTCGAACCAGTTGGCGAACAGGATGAAGAAGAACAGCGAGAAGCCCATCGGCACCAGCCAGGAGGGCACCTCGTGGCCGACGGCGTCGCGGACGTAGGTGCGCACCTGGGTGAGCACGGTCTCGACGACGACCTGCATCTTGCCGGGGACCTCGCTGCTGGCGACCCGGGCCACGAGATACATCACCAGCACGGTCACGAACGAGGCGATCGCCGTCGTGTACATCGTGTCGATGTTGAAGGTCATGCCGAGGAAGTGGAACTGCGGGTGGACGCCGACGTCGATCGACCCGGCCGCCAGCACCTGCCCGGTCGCCGCAGTCATGGCCGGATCACCCGGCGCAGCGGCGGCGCGACCATGAGCACCATGACCAGCTGGAACACCATGAGCCCGACGAAGACCGTCCAGCCCATCGGCCGGTAGGCGAGGGCGACGAGGAAGGCGATCAGCGTCATCAGCCCCAGACGGCGGGCCGAGGAGGTCACCGCCGGGCCCCGCCAGCGCTCGCCGGCCTGCTGGGTGCCGTCGACGAGCTTCTCGGTGTCGGTCCAGAGCCGGCGGGAGTTCCAGCCGCCGAGCGCCAGCCCAGCGCAGATGAACAGGCCGGCGAGTGGGTAACCGGTCAGTGCGCAGGCAATAACGGCCGCAGTCCCGACGAGTGCTGCCAGGACCAGAGCGAAGCGGTAGCCGCGCGCGACGGCGCTCCACTGAGCGTCGAGGGCCACGATCAGTCCTTCGGCTTTGGCGCCCCCCTGCTGGGGCGTCTGAGGGGGTCGTGCGGGGTCAGGGCGCAGGGCCTGCTGACGCGTCCGAGGATACCTGCAGCGCCGAACAACGGTGCGGCGGGGTCGGTGCCGTGACGCACCCCACCGCGCGCGTGGGAAGGGAGCGCCCGCTCAGTGTCGGCGAGCGGCGAGCAGCGCCGGCAGGCGGCTCGCGACGAGCAGCACGACGGCGACCGCGCCCCCGATCGAGAGCACCAGAGCCGGGCCGCCGGTCAGCGCGATCGCGACCGCGGCACCGGCCAGCAGGGCGGTCCAGAAATACATGATCACGACCGCCCGCCGCTGCGAGTGGCCGATCTCCAGCAGCCGGTGATGCAGGTGGGCCTTGTCCGGCGAGAACGGCGAGCGCCCGGCCCGGGTCCGGCGCACGACCGCGAGCAGCAGGTCGACGACCGGGATCGCCAACAACCCCAGCGGCAACAGCAGCGGCAGCAGGGCCGGGCCGAGCTCGAAGCTGGTGACCGCGCTCGCATCGAGCTGGCCGGTGAGGCTGACCGTCGCCGCGGCGAGCATCAGCCCCAGCAGCATCGACCCGGAGTCGCCCATGAACACCCGGGCCGGGTTGAAGTTGTGCGGGAGGAACCCGATGCACGCGCCCGCGAGCACCGCGGTGATCAGCGTCGGCGGGGTGGCCCGGTCGAGGTGGTGCACGACCGACAGCTCGTAGGAGTAGGTGAAGTAGGCGAGCGCGGCGATCGCGACAACGCCGGCGGCGAGCCCGTCGAGACCGTCGATGAAGTTGACCGCGTTGACGGTGAGCACGACGAGCAGCACGGTCGCCGGGACGCCGACCTCGGGAGTGAGCACGAGCGTGCCGTAGCGCGGCACCGGCAGGTAGAGCAGCTGCAGGCCCTGGAGCACCATGACGCCCGCCGCGAGCACCTGGCCCGCGAGCTTGGTCAGCGCGTCGAGACTCCACTTGTCGTCGACCGCCCCGAGCAGCACGAGCAGCCCGCCGCCCATGAGCACCCCGCGGGCCTCGGACGTGGTGAAGATCCGCTGCAGGGTCGGCAACCGGCTCGCCACGAGCAGGCCGGCGGCGACTCCGGCGTACATCGCCAGGCCGCCGAGGCGCGGCGTCGGGATCACGTGGACGTCGCGCTCGCGGACCTCGGTGAAGGCGCCGATGGACAGGGCTATGCGGCGGGCGACCGGCGTGAACACGTAGGCGACCGCCGCGACGACCGCCGCGGTGAGGACGTATTCACGCACCGGTCTAGGACAGCGGGTAGGCCGGGTGGGCCTGCACCAGGGCGGAGACGCCCCGGCGGATCTCCTCGGCGGCGCTGCCGTCGCTGTCGCGCACGGCCCGGCCGAGCAGCGACGCGATCTCCTTCATGTCGCCCTCGGTCATGCCCTGGGTGGTGACCGACGGCGTGCCGACCCGCACGCCGGAGGTGACCATCGGCGGCTCGGGGTCGAACGGGATGGCGTTCTTGTTGAGCACGATGCCCGCGGCGCCGCAGCGGGCCTCGGCGTCGCGGCCGGAGACGCCGGCCTCGCGCAGGTCGATGAGCGACAGGTGCGTGTCGGTGCCGCCGGACACCGGCCGCAGCCCTTCGGCCGCGAGCCCGTCGGCCAGCGCCTGGCAGTTGAGGATGACCTGGCGCGCGTAGGCCTGGTAGGCCGGCTGCAGCGCCTCCTTCAGCGCCACCGCCTTCGCCGCGACGGCGTGCATGAGCGGCCCGCCCTGGCTGAACGGGAACACCGCCTTGTCGATGCGCTGGGCCAGGTCTTGCTTGCAGACGATCATGCCGCCGCGCGGGCCGCGCAGCACCTTGTGGGTGGTGAAGCTGACGACGTCGGCGTAGGGAACCGGGCTCGGGATCGCCTTGCCCGCGACGAGCCCGATGAAGTGGGCGGCGTCGACGAGCAGCCACGCGCCGACCTCGTCGGCGATCGCGCGGAAGGCGGCGTAGTCGATGAGCCGGGGGTACGCCGTCGCGCCACAGATGATCATCTTCGGCCGGTGCTGCAGCGCGAGGGCACGCACTTCGTCGTAGTCGATCAGCTCGGTGTCCTCGCGCACGCCGTAGGGCACCACGTCGAACCACTTGCCCGAGAAGTTGACCTTGCTGCCGTGGGTGAGGTGGCCGCCGTGCGGCAGGCTCATCGCGAGCACCGTGTCGCCCGGCGCGAGCAGCGCGGCGTAGACCGCGAAGTTGGCCTGGGCGCCGGAGTGCGGCTGGAGGTTGGCGTGCTCGCAGCCGAAGAGCTCCTTGGCGCGGGCGATGCCGATCTCCTCGGCCCGGTCGACGACCTCGCAGCCGCCGTAGTAGCGCTTGCCGGGGTAGCCCTCGGCGTACTTGTTCGACAGCGTCGAGCCGAGTGCCGCGAGCACTGCCGGAGAGGTGAGGTTCTCACTGGCGATCAGCTGCAGCCCGCCGCGCAGCCGGTCGACCTCGTCGAGCAGGACCCGCGCGATCTCGGGGTCTTCTGCCTGCAGGGCCCGGAAGTCGGGCCCCCAGAACGGCATGTCACTCATCGCGTGGTCTCCCCGGTCGCGCGGTCGCTTCACTCTAGTGCTCCGGCGCCGACCGGCGGGCCGCGCCGCTCAGGCCTCGACCGGCGGGTCCTCGTCGTCGTGGACCCACAGGACTTCGCGCAGCCGCTCGGTCGAGATCGCGCCGCGCCGCAGCACCCGGGGCGTGCCGCCCGTGACGTCGACGATCGTGCTGGGCTCCGAGCCGGCGCACGGCCCGCCGTCGAGGTAGACGTCGACGGAGTCGCCGAGCTCCTTCTGCGCCTGCTCGGCGTCGAGGGCCGCCGGCATGCCGCTGCGGTTGGCGCTGGAGACGGCCATCGGCCCGGTCTCGCGCAGCACGTCGAGCGCGATGGGGTGGTCGGGCATGCGGACGGCGACCGTGCCGCGGGCGTCGCCGAGGTCCCAGGCGAGGTGCGGCGTGTGCCGCAGCACGAGGGTCAGCGCGCCGGGCCAGAACGCGTCGACGAGCTGGCGGGCCTCCTCGGGGAGCCGGTCGGCGACGGCGTAGAGCGCGTCGCGGGAGGCGACCAGCACGGGCACCGGCATGTCGCGGCCGCGGCCCTTGGCCCGCAGCAGCTTGCCGACCGCCTCGGGCGAGAACGCGTCGGCGCCGATGCCGTAGACCGTGTCGGTCGGCATGACGACCAGGGCGCCGCGGCGTACGGCGCTCGCGGCAACCTTGATGCCGGCCTCGCGCTCCATGTCGTCGGAGCAGTCGTAGACGAGGTTCACGCCGCCGCCTCCACCCGCCGGACGGCGGTCACGAACCGCGGCCGCCCGGTCAGGTCGCGGTGGTCGGCCACGTCGGTCCAGTGGTCCGCCGGGAAGAGCGCGGGAGCGGTGTCGCCCTGCCCGTCGGAGTGCTCGGCCGCGAGGACGCCGCCGGGGCGCAGCAGCCGGCGGCCGGTGCGCTCGACGACCCGCAGGACGTCGAGCCCTTCGCCGCCCGCCCACAGCGCGCTGCCGGGGTCGTGGTCACGGACCTCCGGGTCGACGCGGTCGCGCTCGTCGTCACCCACGTAGGGCGGGTTGCTGACGACGAGGTCGAAGAGGCCGTCGAGACCGTGCAGCGCGTCGGCGGCGTCGGCGAGGTGCAGGCGGACCCGTTCCTCGCCGGCGACGTTGCGCCGCAGCCAGGAGTAGGCCAGCGGCTCGCGCTCGACCGCATGCACCCGGGCACCCGCGTGCTCGTCGACGATCGACAGCGCGATCGCGCCGCTGCCCGCGCACAGGTCGGCGACCAGCGGGCGGTCGCAGTGCCGCAGGGCCTGCAGGCACCACTCCACGAGCACCTCGGTCTCCGGCCTCGGCACGAAGACACCCGGCCCGACGGCGAGCTCGAGCCGGCGGAAACCAGCGACCCCGGTGACGTGCTGCAGCGGCTCCCGGGCGGCGCGGCGAGCGACCACCTCGGCGTAGCGCTCGGCCTGGCGGGCGTCGAAGCCGCGAGCCAGCCCGACCTTGCCGCGCTCGATGCGCAGCACGTGGGCGGCCAGCTCGATGGCGTCCTGGCGCGGCGACGACACGCCCGCGGCGGCCAGCCGGGCCTCGGCGGCGGCGAGATGGCTGCGCAGGTCGAGCAGCTCCCCGGTCTCGACCGGCGCCGTGTCAGTCGCCATGCGTGCCCACCCCTGCCACCTCCGCCTGCGCTAGCTTGCTGTCGTTGTCGGCGTCGACCAGCGCCTGGATCAGCGCGTCGAGGTCGCCGTCGAGCACCTGGTCGAGGTTGTAGGCCTTGTAGCCGACCCGGTGATCGGAGATCCGGTTCTCCGGGAAGTTGTAGGTGCGCACCCGCTCCGACCGGTCGACCGTGCGCACCTGGCTGCGCCGCTCGGCGGCGGCGGCGGCATGCGCCTCCTCCTCGGCTGCCGCGAGGAGCCGGGCGCGCAGGATGCGCAGCGCCTGCTCCTTGTTCTGCAGCTGGCTCTTCTCGTTCTGGCAGGAGACGACGATGCCGGTCGGGAGGTGCGTGATGCGTACGGCGGAGTCGGTGGTGTTGACGCTCTGCCCGCCGGGGCCGCTGGAGCGGTAGACGTCGATGCGCAGGTCGTTCGGGTCGATCGTGACGTCGACCTCCTCGGCCTCCGGCATCACCAGCACGCCGGCCGCGCTGGTGTGGATGCGACCCTGCGACTCGGTGACGGGCACCCGCTGCACCCGGTGCACGCCGCCTTCGTACTTCAGCCGGCTCCAGGTGCCGCCTGCGCGCGCGCGGACGGCGATCGTCGCGTCCTTGTAGCCGCCGAGGTCGGACTCGACGGCGTCGAGGACCTCGGTCTTCCAGCCCTGCCGCTCCGCGTAGCGGAGGTACATCCGCACCAGGTCGCCGGCGAACAGCGCCGACTCCTCGCCGCCCTCCCCCGCCTTGACCTCGAGGATGACGTCCTTGTCGTCGTTCGGGTCCTTAG includes these proteins:
- a CDS encoding F0F1 ATP synthase subunit delta, which codes for MQGSSRDSLAALREALAAETAGVDAATLHQLSDELFAVTALVAGSGPLRRAISDPGLRAEDKVRVVDSLLTGKVTPGTVALVRLAAGRRWSESRDVVDSLETLAVDAALTGAERSGQLDEVEDQLFRFERIVDGEPALRAALTDRHLPGERKSELVRRLLDGKVAPVTVALVRQGVLHPRGRTIERVLEEFTSVAAQRRSRLVARVVTATALTADQQTRLADALAREFGHEVRLQVVVDPSILGGMTVRIGDELIDASVLRKLNAARRHLAGRPGRV
- the prmC gene encoding peptide chain release factor N(5)-glutamine methyltransferase; the protein is MATDTAPVETGELLDLRSHLAAAEARLAAAGVSSPRQDAIELAAHVLRIERGKVGLARGFDARQAERYAEVVARRAAREPLQHVTGVAGFRRLELAVGPGVFVPRPETEVLVEWCLQALRHCDRPLVADLCAGSGAIALSIVDEHAGARVHAVEREPLAYSWLRRNVAGEERVRLHLADAADALHGLDGLFDLVVSNPPYVGDDERDRVDPEVRDHDPGSALWAGGEGLDVLRVVERTGRRLLRPGGVLAAEHSDGQGDTAPALFPADHWTDVADHRDLTGRPRFVTAVRRVEAAA
- a CDS encoding F0F1 ATP synthase subunit C, which codes for MAVHDLNSAIATAGGLVGGGLALGGGAIGAGIGDGLAGNALISGIARQPEAQGQLTGQFFLTVGLVEAAYFINLAFAALFVFVLGK
- a CDS encoding L-threonylcarbamoyladenylate synthase, with amino-acid sequence MNLVYDCSDDMEREAGIKVAASAVRRGALVVMPTDTVYGIGADAFSPEAVGKLLRAKGRGRDMPVPVLVASRDALYAVADRLPEEARQLVDAFWPGALTLVLRHTPHLAWDLGDARGTVAVRMPDHPIALDVLRETGPMAVSSANRSGMPAALDAEQAQKELGDSVDVYLDGGPCAGSEPSTIVDVTGGTPRVLRRGAISTERLREVLWVHDDEDPPVEA
- the atpB gene encoding F0F1 ATP synthase subunit A — protein: MTAATGQVLAAGSIDVGVHPQFHFLGMTFNIDTMYTTAIASFVTVLVMYLVARVASSEVPGKMQVVVETVLTQVRTYVRDAVGHEVPSWLVPMGFSLFFFILFANWFEWLPSGHHPERLPPPTSDTNLTFALTLAVMIGYISLGIKRKGRRYVTDWFTAQPAIRRPVLIIEQLVNPLSLSLRLFGNVLAGGIMLAVISLLPVSWFWLYGPANVIWKLFDAGLIFPIQAFIFAFLTILYFGFAVAEEH
- a CDS encoding F0F1 ATP synthase subunit B, producing MHPGLVLAAKGESTNNFLIPNGTFFFELLCFLVVLWILWKKILPPISAAIERRQEAIRQQLEEAANAREEAERSRQEYQEALAETRREVTRLREEATAERAQILEQARAEAAAYREEQVKALDDRLAAERQQILMSLRGEVGKLAFELTEKIVHESLRDDARQQRLVDDFIADIGESSAAEVGASR
- the atpA gene encoding F0F1 ATP synthase subunit alpha, with protein sequence MTELTIRPEEIRDALESIVATYEPGTTRDEVGVVTETGDGIARVEGLHSAMTNELLEFSGGVLGLALNLDVREIGCVILGDAQHIEEGQEVRRTGEILAVAVGDGFLGRVVDPLGRPLDGKGDIPATERRALELQAPNVMARQPVTEPLQTGIKAIDAMTAIGRGQRQLIIGDRQTGKTAVALDAIINQRDNWKSGDPKRQVKCVYVAVGQKGSTIAQVRSTLEETGALEYTTIVAAPASFPAAFKYIAPYAGSAIAQHWMYQGQHALIVFDDLSKQAEAYRNISLLLRRPAGREAYPGDVFYLHSRLLERCAKLSDELGGGSLTGLPIIETKGNDVSAYIPTNVISITDGQIFLQTDLFNSGVRPAINVGISVSRVGGNAQVKAMKSVAGRLRLDLAQYRELESFSAFGSDLDQASKRQLERGSRLVELLKQPQYSPFPVERQVVSIWAGTTGQLDEVPVADIRRFESEFLDYVGRHHQGIYDSILQTGKLEDSTVESLTVAITDFKKGFAPSSGEPLASNEPPAEAMEAGEVGQEAIQAYRRESQPRAEAV
- the prfA gene encoding peptide chain release factor 1 — translated: MYDDLLAEYADLERQLADPSVHADGSRARTLGRRYAELGPVVDAVRSLQSLDGDIATAQELAADDASFADEVITLEAQRDEVAGRLRHLLLPKDPNDDKDVILEVKAGEGGEESALFAGDLVRMYLRYAERQGWKTEVLDAVESDLGGYKDATIAVRARAGGTWSRLKYEGGVHRVQRVPVTESQGRIHTSAAGVLVMPEAEEVDVTIDPNDLRIDVYRSSGPGGQSVNTTDSAVRITHLPTGIVVSCQNEKSQLQNKEQALRILRARLLAAAEEEAHAAAAAERRSQVRTVDRSERVRTYNFPENRISDHRVGYKAYNLDQVLDGDLDALIQALVDADNDSKLAQAEVAGVGTHGD
- a CDS encoding MraY family glycosyltransferase; its protein translation is MREYVLTAAVVAAVAYVFTPVARRIALSIGAFTEVRERDVHVIPTPRLGGLAMYAGVAAGLLVASRLPTLQRIFTTSEARGVLMGGGLLVLLGAVDDKWSLDALTKLAGQVLAAGVMVLQGLQLLYLPVPRYGTLVLTPEVGVPATVLLVVLTVNAVNFIDGLDGLAAGVVAIAALAYFTYSYELSVVHHLDRATPPTLITAVLAGACIGFLPHNFNPARVFMGDSGSMLLGLMLAAATVSLTGQLDASAVTSFELGPALLPLLLPLGLLAIPVVDLLLAVVRRTRAGRSPFSPDKAHLHHRLLEIGHSQRRAVVIMYFWTALLAGAAVAIALTGGPALVLSIGGAVAVVLLVASRLPALLAARRH
- the glyA gene encoding serine hydroxymethyltransferase, giving the protein MSDMPFWGPDFRALQAEDPEIARVLLDEVDRLRGGLQLIASENLTSPAVLAALGSTLSNKYAEGYPGKRYYGGCEVVDRAEEIGIARAKELFGCEHANLQPHSGAQANFAVYAALLAPGDTVLAMSLPHGGHLTHGSKVNFSGKWFDVVPYGVREDTELIDYDEVRALALQHRPKMIICGATAYPRLIDYAAFRAIADEVGAWLLVDAAHFIGLVAGKAIPSPVPYADVVSFTTHKVLRGPRGGMIVCKQDLAQRIDKAVFPFSQGGPLMHAVAAKAVALKEALQPAYQAYARQVILNCQALADGLAAEGLRPVSGGTDTHLSLIDLREAGVSGRDAEARCGAAGIVLNKNAIPFDPEPPMVTSGVRVGTPSVTTQGMTEGDMKEIASLLGRAVRDSDGSAAEEIRRGVSALVQAHPAYPLS